AATCAACTCGTCGACGCTCAACTTAATCATGATTTAGCACTTAACAGCATCGCCTATCTTGCAAAAGATAAAGAGCTTTTAAGTATAAGGCCTAAAGAATCTCAAGGCACAATGATCACAATCTCTCAAACTCAATCAACTCTACTTTATTATGGTTTAGTATTTGTGTTTCCAATTCTCATCTTTGTTACTGGCGGTAGCTTTTGGTACAGGAGACGAACTGCATGACGGAACGTAAGAAAAAGGGTTTTCATGGTACAGTTTGGCTTTTGGTACTCACATTAGCTTTTGGTGCTTACATCTTTTTTATAGAAATTAAAAAATCTGAGAAAGATGCAAAGGTCAAAGAAGAACAAGAAAAACTTTTTTCACACACTGCTGACACAACTACTACTATTGAAATTAAAAATAAATTAGGTAGCTTGAAGCTTGAAAAAGATGCCAAAGGAATTTGGCAGCTAACTTTGCCCGTTAAAGATCTAGCTGACGAGCAAGTTATTACAACCTTTTTAAGCTCTGTGAGCCCTGAAAAATTTGAAACAGTAGTTTCAGAAAACCAAGCAGAGTTTAATACATTTGGTATTACCCCAGATTCAAACTTTATTGCCTTAACTGATAAAACGGGTAAGCGCAGACAAATTAACGTGGGTACTGAGGCCCCTATTTCAGGTAAGCAATATGTGAAACCTGAAGATGAAAATAAAGTTCTACTTAGTAATGCCAATTTAAAGTTTCAATCTGAAAAGACGGTTAAAGAAGTTCGAGATAAAAAAATCTTTCGCGGCAATCGAAGTGATGTAGCTCAAATCGTTCTTACATTTAGTGGTAAAGAAAAGTATGAATTCATCAAAGATAAAGATCTTTGGGCCGTTAATATTACAGGCAAAAATGAAAAAGCTGATCAAGATATGGTTTTAAAACTTCTTGATAGTATTGAGGGTTTAAAAGCACAAGAAATTATAGCCGATAGCTCAGATCAAAATGAATACACAAAGTATAATCTCAAGAGTGGTGCCTTTATCGAATTTTTATTTAACGATAAAGAGGGAAAGCTTATTGAGCATATTTACATTGGCAAAAAAGACAATATGTACGCTCGTAGTGATTCAAGACCTGTTATTTATTCTGTAATACCAGCATCTGTTGACCCGCTGCTGTTTAAAGATCCTTTGCTTATGCGATCTCTTGTATTTAAAGATAAAATTGCTCCTTTTGAATTTAAAAAAGAAGATGTGGCAGAGATTGTTCTTAAAACAAGTTTAGCTGTCATCCATTTACTGAAAAAAGGAAGTAACTGGGAACAAGCTAAGCCTGATGACAAATTTGTGGTTAATCAAACTCAAGTGACAAATTTTATAGATAAAGTTTCACAATTTAAAATCGGTGAATTTTTAAATAAAGAAAAACCTAAAGGTCTAACTCCGCCTAAGGGAACAATTACATTTAAAGATTCTAAAGGCCAAATCGTGTTGAATGTAAAT
The window above is part of the Oligoflexia bacterium genome. Proteins encoded here:
- a CDS encoding DUF4340 domain-containing protein, which translates into the protein MTERKKKGFHGTVWLLVLTLAFGAYIFFIEIKKSEKDAKVKEEQEKLFSHTADTTTTIEIKNKLGSLKLEKDAKGIWQLTLPVKDLADEQVITTFLSSVSPEKFETVVSENQAEFNTFGITPDSNFIALTDKTGKRRQINVGTEAPISGKQYVKPEDENKVLLSNANLKFQSEKTVKEVRDKKIFRGNRSDVAQIVLTFSGKEKYEFIKDKDLWAVNITGKNEKADQDMVLKLLDSIEGLKAQEIIADSSDQNEYTKYNLKSGAFIEFLFNDKEGKLIEHIYIGKKDNMYARSDSRPVIYSVIPASVDPLLFKDPLLMRSLVFKDKIAPFEFKKEDVAEIVLKTSLAVIHLLKKGSNWEQAKPDDKFVVNQTQVTNFIDKVSQFKIGEFLNKEKPKGLTPPKGTITFKDSKGQIVLNVNWGELAKSQKTYFTKTSKSEELFGIDNSVIDTLPAQTLVESKEAAKKATTPEKAVPELPAGMPIEGIGGDHDGHSH